A window of the Fibrobacter sp. UWH6 genome harbors these coding sequences:
- a CDS encoding TM2 domain-containing protein: MPAQGEHNKWIALALCILLGYLGLHRFYEGKIWTGILWLCTGGLCGVGIVVDAILIVLKPEHY, encoded by the coding sequence ATGCCCGCACAAGGTGAACACAACAAGTGGATAGCTCTAGCCCTCTGTATCTTACTAGGCTATCTAGGACTGCACCGTTTTTACGAAGGAAAAATCTGGACGGGAATCCTCTGGCTTTGCACTGGAGGTCTTTGCGGCGTAGGTATCGTCGTCGACGCAATCCTCATCGTCCTTAAACCGGAACACTACTAA
- the rdgB gene encoding RdgB/HAM1 family non-canonical purine NTP pyrophosphatase: MKSLFVIATGSAGKIRDFAHILGTDHYEFKTLKDIGFDGDIVEDGNSFAANAIIKSSVTAQWLADRGIEATVLADDSGLEVFALNGEPGIYSARYAGGHGDDNANNDKLMAKLEGIKDRAARYFCALSYQQVIKGEDGKFSVTEPKIYEGECRGNINYAPVGDMGFGYDPLFVPNGETRTFAQMELEEKKVISHRGNAIRALYKALSSK, from the coding sequence ATGAAAAGTCTTTTTGTTATCGCTACCGGCAGCGCAGGTAAAATTCGTGATTTCGCCCACATCCTGGGAACAGACCACTATGAATTCAAGACTCTCAAGGACATCGGTTTTGACGGGGATATCGTAGAAGACGGAAACTCCTTTGCCGCCAATGCCATCATCAAGTCTAGCGTTACCGCCCAGTGGCTCGCCGACCGCGGTATCGAAGCAACCGTTCTTGCCGACGATTCCGGTCTTGAAGTTTTTGCACTAAATGGCGAACCGGGAATTTACAGTGCTCGCTATGCCGGCGGTCACGGCGATGACAACGCCAACAATGACAAACTAATGGCAAAACTTGAGGGAATCAAAGATCGCGCCGCCCGCTATTTCTGCGCCCTCTCCTACCAGCAAGTCATCAAGGGCGAAGACGGAAAGTTCTCCGTGACCGAGCCTAAGATTTATGAAGGCGAATGCCGAGGCAACATCAATTATGCACCCGTAGGCGATATGGGTTTTGGATACGACCCTCTCTTCGTTCCCAATGGCGAAACCAGAACTTTCGCCCAGATGGAACTTGAAGAAAAGAAAGTCATCAGCCACCGCGGCAATGCCATCCGTGCCCTATATAAGGCACTCTCTTCCAAGTAA
- a CDS encoding glycoside hydrolase family 9 protein, with the protein MNFKKSIARFLTVAAFSTIAAQSAVAATVHQNQIGFLTKGLKQIAVVGAEGMEVTFKDASGSKALSVKVPAAAPWAPAGDTAASLVDFSELSKAGTYQAYIGDEAVGYPIIVSDNAYEAIGKAALKFFYFQRSSTELTEEFAGKYARAAGHPDTAVRYHESTGIIDNISTFNGAKGWYDAGDYGKYIVNSGITTYTLLQLYRLNEDYFKSLNLNIPESKNDVPDILDEIRWNLEWMLTMQDVDGGIFHKLTTKNFCGEIMPEKDKSVRFAIGKSITATWNFVAVMALAADIYKPYDEAFAEKCVRAAEKAYYWGTLNPNAKFVQPSGVGTGTYSDNSATDERIWAAAELFRISKNETIKAKFQEVPLFHSRTSLPTWSTTFMLTSYTVSTNPTIFDKADVDSARIQVLGLGDKIVDLLNDNGYGVAMDGKDFNWGSNSFAANKGMALIYSYILTKEQKYLDAAVGLLDYLMGRNPLDMSYLTGYGVNQVMHPHHRPSTADTVEAPVPGMLSGGPNPAATDIKSCGNVDYRDESAPAKSFYDNKCSYASNEVAINWNAPFAFLANGLQAISSTGKVFDVEKASAANFEVSSIARKREISPKNTVGSQLIVRKGSVNIKKTDVNGSTRYFNLKGRQIR; encoded by the coding sequence ATGAATTTCAAAAAAAGTATCGCAAGATTCCTGACTGTTGCTGCGTTCTCTACTATAGCAGCCCAAAGTGCTGTGGCAGCAACAGTTCACCAGAACCAGATTGGCTTCTTGACCAAGGGACTCAAGCAAATTGCAGTCGTTGGCGCAGAAGGCATGGAAGTTACCTTCAAGGACGCTTCCGGTTCAAAGGCTCTGTCCGTAAAGGTTCCTGCAGCGGCACCTTGGGCACCCGCAGGCGATACAGCAGCCTCCCTTGTAGATTTTTCCGAACTTTCCAAGGCAGGCACCTACCAGGCCTACATTGGCGATGAAGCCGTAGGCTACCCCATTATTGTCAGCGATAACGCCTATGAGGCAATCGGCAAGGCCGCCCTCAAGTTCTTCTACTTCCAGCGTTCATCCACCGAACTGACCGAAGAATTCGCCGGCAAGTACGCCCGCGCAGCAGGCCACCCGGACACAGCTGTTCGATACCACGAATCCACAGGAATCATCGACAACATCTCCACCTTTAATGGAGCCAAGGGATGGTATGACGCAGGTGACTACGGCAAATACATTGTCAACTCCGGCATCACAACCTACACCCTTCTTCAGCTTTACCGTCTGAACGAAGACTATTTCAAGTCCCTGAATTTGAACATTCCCGAAAGCAAGAACGACGTTCCCGACATTCTTGATGAAATCCGCTGGAACCTTGAATGGATGCTGACCATGCAGGATGTCGACGGCGGTATTTTCCACAAGTTGACCACCAAGAATTTCTGTGGTGAAATCATGCCCGAAAAAGACAAATCCGTCCGTTTCGCAATCGGCAAGAGCATCACCGCTACCTGGAACTTCGTAGCAGTCATGGCTCTCGCAGCAGACATCTACAAGCCTTATGACGAAGCTTTTGCAGAAAAGTGCGTTCGCGCCGCCGAAAAAGCTTACTACTGGGGTACACTGAATCCTAACGCAAAGTTTGTACAGCCCTCGGGCGTCGGCACCGGAACCTATTCCGACAACTCCGCTACAGACGAACGAATCTGGGCCGCCGCCGAACTTTTCCGAATCAGCAAGAACGAAACCATCAAGGCAAAGTTCCAGGAAGTCCCCCTGTTCCATTCCAGAACGTCTCTGCCCACCTGGTCTACCACCTTTATGCTGACTTCCTACACCGTATCCACCAACCCCACCATTTTTGACAAGGCAGATGTGGATTCTGCAAGAATTCAGGTTTTGGGTCTCGGAGACAAGATCGTTGACCTTTTGAATGATAACGGCTATGGCGTCGCCATGGACGGCAAGGATTTCAACTGGGGTTCCAATAGCTTCGCTGCCAACAAGGGCATGGCCCTGATCTACTCCTACATCCTGACCAAGGAACAGAAGTATCTGGATGCTGCAGTAGGTCTGTTGGATTACCTCATGGGAAGAAACCCCCTGGATATGTCTTACCTGACTGGCTATGGCGTGAACCAGGTTATGCACCCCCACCATCGTCCCAGCACAGCTGACACCGTTGAAGCCCCCGTCCCCGGCATGCTTTCTGGCGGTCCCAACCCCGCCGCCACCGACATCAAGTCCTGCGGCAACGTAGACTACCGCGATGAAAGCGCTCCCGCCAAATCCTTCTACGACAACAAGTGCAGCTACGCCAGTAACGAAGTGGCTATCAACTGGAATGCCCCCTTCGCCTTCCTGGCCAACGGTCTCCAGGCAATTTCCTCTACTGGCAAGGTATTCGACGTCGAAAAAGCCTCTGCCGCCAACTTTGAAGTGAGCAGTATCGCCAGGAAACGCGAAATTTCCCCGAAAAACACAGTTGGCAGCCAGCTGATTGTTCGCAAGGGAAGCGTAAACATCAAAAAGACCGATGTTAACGGATCTACTCGCTACTTCAATCTCAAAGGACGTCAAATCCGTTAA
- a CDS encoding DNA topoisomerase IV subunit B: MAAAKYTDDSIRTLEWNEHIRERPGMYIGKLGDGQSPDDGIYVLVKEIIDNSIDEFVMGAGKKIIIDIEDHSAHIRDFGRGIPLGKVIDCVSKINTGGKYDSDAFQKSVGMNGVGTKAVNALSTKFIVKSYRDGRVKEAEFSKGVLVREEKEKDTTEKNGTEIFFEPDANIFKNFRFLPAYMEEKVWNYAYLNNGLSLIMNGKTYVSPNGLLDLLQKHVDDSIRYPVAHFKQSDIEIAFTHGNQYGEHYYSFVNGQYTTQGGTHQQAFREGIVKGARDFFKKDLDPSDVRNCIIGAISVRIQEPVFESQTKTKLGSTTVSPGGAQLRTWIVDYVSKELDNYLHKNPETAKALQDRITQNERERKEIAGIKKLANERAKKASLHNKKLRDCKVHLTDVKNALNKESMIFITEGDSASGSITKARNVQTQAVFSLRGKPLNCFGLTKKVVYENEEFNLLQSALDIENGLEDLRYDKVIIATDADVDGMHIRLLLMTFFLQFFPELVEQKHLFILQTPLFRVRNKNVTKYCYDEAERDKAAKEIGKTGLEITRFKGLGEISPEEFGQFIGDQMRLETVILPPDANFGKMLAYYMGNNTPQRQDHIVTNLRAEAVDEL, from the coding sequence ATGGCAGCAGCAAAGTATACAGACGACAGCATTAGAACACTGGAATGGAACGAACACATCCGCGAACGTCCGGGTATGTACATCGGCAAGCTGGGCGATGGCCAGAGCCCCGATGACGGGATCTACGTTCTCGTCAAGGAAATTATCGACAACTCCATCGACGAATTCGTCATGGGCGCCGGTAAAAAGATCATTATCGACATTGAAGATCACTCCGCCCACATCCGCGACTTCGGCCGCGGCATCCCCCTGGGCAAGGTCATCGACTGTGTCAGCAAGATCAATACCGGTGGTAAGTACGATTCCGACGCCTTCCAGAAGTCTGTAGGTATGAACGGCGTGGGTACCAAGGCTGTAAACGCCCTCTCTACCAAGTTCATCGTCAAGAGCTACCGCGATGGCCGCGTCAAGGAAGCAGAATTCAGCAAGGGTGTGCTTGTCCGCGAAGAAAAGGAAAAGGACACCACCGAAAAGAACGGTACCGAAATTTTCTTCGAACCGGACGCCAATATTTTCAAGAACTTCAGATTCCTTCCCGCCTACATGGAAGAAAAAGTCTGGAACTATGCCTACCTGAACAACGGTCTTTCCCTCATCATGAACGGCAAGACCTACGTCAGCCCCAACGGCCTCCTGGATTTGCTCCAGAAGCACGTAGACGATTCTATCCGTTATCCGGTGGCCCATTTCAAGCAGTCCGACATTGAGATCGCCTTTACCCATGGCAACCAGTATGGCGAACATTATTACAGTTTCGTGAACGGCCAGTATACCACCCAGGGCGGTACCCATCAGCAGGCTTTCCGCGAAGGTATCGTCAAGGGCGCCCGCGACTTCTTCAAGAAGGATCTGGATCCGTCTGACGTCCGCAACTGCATTATCGGCGCCATTTCTGTGCGTATCCAGGAACCGGTGTTCGAATCCCAGACCAAGACCAAACTGGGCAGCACCACCGTTTCTCCGGGAGGCGCTCAGCTCCGTACCTGGATCGTGGATTACGTTTCCAAGGAACTGGACAACTACCTCCATAAGAATCCCGAAACCGCAAAGGCCCTTCAGGATCGCATTACCCAGAACGAACGCGAACGCAAGGAAATTGCAGGTATCAAGAAATTGGCCAACGAACGCGCCAAGAAGGCAAGCCTGCACAACAAGAAGCTTCGCGACTGCAAGGTCCACCTGACCGACGTGAAGAACGCACTGAACAAGGAATCCATGATCTTTATCACCGAAGGTGACTCTGCATCCGGTTCCATCACCAAGGCTCGCAACGTGCAGACCCAGGCCGTGTTCAGTCTCCGCGGTAAGCCCTTGAACTGTTTCGGACTTACCAAGAAGGTGGTTTACGAAAACGAGGAATTCAACCTGCTCCAGAGCGCTCTGGATATCGAAAATGGCCTTGAAGACTTGCGTTACGACAAGGTGATTATCGCAACCGATGCCGATGTGGACGGTATGCATATCCGCCTGCTGCTCATGACCTTCTTCCTGCAGTTCTTCCCGGAACTGGTAGAACAGAAGCACCTGTTCATCTTGCAGACTCCGCTGTTCCGCGTGCGTAACAAGAACGTGACCAAGTACTGCTATGACGAAGCCGAACGCGACAAGGCCGCCAAGGAAATCGGCAAGACAGGTCTGGAAATCACCCGATTCAAAGGTCTGGGCGAAATCAGCCCCGAAGAATTCGGGCAGTTCATTGGCGACCAGATGCGTCTGGAAACCGTGATTCTCCCGCCGGACGCCAACTTCGGCAAGATGTTGGCCTATTACATGGGAAACAACACTCCCCAGCGCCAGGACCACATCGTGACGAACCTCCGTGCTGAAGCGGTTGACGAACTTTAA
- a CDS encoding hemolysin family protein — MESPESWAIVFLILFLFVSFSFSLIKAVFSGIYAKRDAKDREGREEKVAALVELGGFNETISIGRIFCNVGSGVLGFYLFEMLPWAKDFWILAFLAYMVVACICIYTLTVFCANVLGNLKPDTLAIVLIPLFKWIRLPFAVPAKICHWMFVKILKVMGYDSKLSFLPEERRDAVQADLSDVQGDDGEGLEKEERQMILNIFDFVETPVREIMTPRVDMCAIDVDTSLEDLVKVLNTERHSRLPVYKETVDNIVGILSNRDFLQWYTEHHETETFDIMKLVMPPVFVPYHKKIDDMLTDLRKTGNQLAIVVDEYGGTAGLVTLEDILEEIVGEIRDEDDVDEEQDVQKLKDGRYILDPLMTLSDLEYELGVELEAPENSHVETLSGLIQATLGIIPSPGAEVVIKGYTFRVLKMEGNRMEKVLMIQPGKNKPKSGPRTQAFRVT, encoded by the coding sequence ATGGAATCTCCTGAAAGTTGGGCGATTGTTTTTTTAATCCTTTTCCTTTTTGTTTCCTTCTCTTTCTCGTTAATCAAGGCTGTGTTCAGTGGCATTTACGCCAAGCGTGATGCCAAGGACCGCGAAGGCCGTGAAGAGAAGGTGGCCGCCCTGGTGGAACTGGGCGGATTCAACGAGACCATTTCCATTGGCCGAATCTTCTGCAATGTGGGTAGCGGTGTCCTGGGATTCTATCTGTTCGAGATGCTCCCCTGGGCAAAGGACTTCTGGATTCTTGCGTTCCTGGCCTATATGGTGGTGGCCTGCATCTGCATTTATACCCTTACGGTTTTCTGCGCCAACGTTCTCGGAAACCTGAAACCCGACACCTTGGCCATTGTGCTGATCCCTCTGTTCAAGTGGATCCGCCTGCCCTTTGCGGTACCCGCAAAAATCTGCCACTGGATGTTTGTCAAGATCTTGAAGGTCATGGGTTACGATTCCAAACTCAGCTTCTTGCCCGAAGAACGCCGCGACGCTGTTCAGGCCGACTTGTCTGACGTCCAGGGCGACGATGGCGAAGGTCTGGAAAAAGAAGAACGTCAGATGATTCTGAACATCTTCGACTTTGTGGAAACTCCGGTTCGCGAAATCATGACTCCCCGCGTGGACATGTGCGCCATCGATGTCGATACCAGCCTGGAAGATTTGGTGAAGGTGCTGAACACCGAACGCCATTCCCGCTTGCCGGTGTATAAGGAAACCGTCGACAACATCGTAGGTATCCTTTCTAACCGCGATTTTTTGCAGTGGTACACCGAACATCACGAAACCGAAACTTTCGACATCATGAAGTTGGTGATGCCGCCGGTATTCGTGCCCTACCACAAGAAAATTGACGACATGCTGACCGACCTGCGAAAGACCGGTAACCAGCTGGCCATTGTGGTCGACGAATATGGTGGAACCGCGGGCCTTGTAACCCTGGAAGACATCCTTGAAGAAATCGTTGGCGAAATCCGCGACGAAGACGACGTGGATGAGGAACAGGACGTCCAGAAACTGAAGGACGGCCGCTACATCCTGGATCCGCTGATGACCCTGTCAGACCTGGAATACGAACTGGGCGTGGAACTGGAAGCTCCGGAAAATTCCCATGTGGAAACCCTTTCCGGCCTGATCCAGGCAACCCTCGGAATCATTCCCTCTCCTGGCGCCGAAGTGGTCATCAAGGGCTACACCTTCCGTGTGCTCAAGATGGAAGGCAACCGCATGGAAAAGGTTCTCATGATCCAGCCCGGCAAGAACAAGCCCAAGTCCGGTCCCCGTACGCAGGCCTTCCGCGTCACTTGA
- the ybeY gene encoding rRNA maturation RNase YbeY has product MDPASYNIDFLTEGDIEKFPYQDKFEKMARKLLAEEGKEKDVNIVMCSDEFVREMNKNYRGLDKVTDVLSFEWHAEFPGEPEMLGEIYIAQEQVRRQAPEYGNTFYAELKRVIVHGLLHLSGYDHIKAADRKVMRARECEFLGLDPYKEKD; this is encoded by the coding sequence ATGGACCCTGCTAGTTATAACATCGACTTTCTTACCGAAGGCGACATCGAGAAGTTCCCTTATCAGGACAAGTTTGAAAAGATGGCTCGCAAACTCCTGGCCGAAGAAGGCAAGGAGAAGGACGTCAATATCGTCATGTGTTCCGACGAATTCGTCCGCGAAATGAACAAGAATTACCGCGGTCTGGACAAGGTGACCGACGTGCTCTCCTTTGAATGGCATGCCGAGTTCCCCGGTGAACCCGAAATGCTGGGTGAAATCTACATCGCCCAGGAACAGGTCCGCAGACAGGCTCCGGAGTACGGCAACACTTTCTACGCCGAACTGAAGCGTGTCATTGTTCACGGCCTTTTGCACCTGTCCGGTTACGACCACATCAAGGCTGCCGACCGCAAGGTGATGCGCGCCCGCGAGTGCGAATTTCTTGGACTTGACCCCTACAAGGAGAAGGACTGA
- a CDS encoding FecR domain-containing protein codes for MCSRYSRVIAIFLALLVANSFAAKSASGKVRSRIGEVTIQKEGKGDWKDLNVGNKVNQSDLIRTLLESQAIIALPDGSNFSIEENSLVSMTEVMTDDGKNYITAEIKSGKIKFDVQKQNGGSHFKFKTGTATAAIRGTYGLTGLSERQTPIAALIFGKMDMFMGTQAVSIHENQAIVTHRDKLVVIDLSAGADADFLDKIDSLAGDSTITEEELLKKAGELDKLRTEALKKLKDGVRCEFEALPDTIRENSVKIQGQCTQGIKVGIGGEMQNSDEGSVTFTPEWSPKQQGPKKFTVTCQVGKTSFDCGNLATYYVSSAPRDSVAGHEPLTLITSSPLTVSDPSATIIEGRFDPSDPNATLTVTHDGKVSDNLLLRNPDGHLRYNLSIKDSWKNWNSELVEVEYNSEKYGTEKATLKLAIKKNSKTINTISPTIGITRTDSLKCFIKLNIKDTEGDQVILTPYVDGVKGIDQIYGNSGEYTLKTTKGIHNYNFTAEDLAGNTSKVSKTLGCFPKTNATLDVEGPKKIRLRVPRPPQNHTNRFYQMIRFKVNGLPENNPQFIKRIVISQSGEKDDVLTETDFHGTAFDRQVGIIRGKTTEIKIKVFLKSGETLNATKIYEVR; via the coding sequence ATGTGTTCACGCTATTCTAGAGTTATCGCGATATTCCTGGCCCTTCTGGTAGCCAACTCCTTCGCCGCCAAGTCCGCCTCGGGCAAGGTCCGTTCCCGCATTGGCGAAGTAACGATCCAAAAGGAAGGCAAGGGAGACTGGAAAGACCTTAATGTTGGAAACAAGGTCAACCAGAGCGACTTGATCCGTACCCTGCTGGAATCCCAGGCAATCATCGCCCTCCCCGACGGAAGTAACTTTTCCATCGAAGAGAATTCCCTGGTGTCCATGACCGAAGTGATGACAGACGACGGGAAGAATTACATCACCGCCGAAATCAAGTCGGGCAAGATTAAGTTCGACGTCCAGAAACAGAATGGCGGAAGTCATTTCAAGTTCAAGACGGGCACCGCCACGGCAGCTATCCGAGGAACCTACGGTCTGACAGGACTTAGCGAACGCCAGACACCCATTGCAGCCCTGATTTTTGGTAAGATGGACATGTTCATGGGAACTCAGGCCGTATCCATCCACGAAAATCAAGCCATTGTCACCCACCGCGACAAGTTGGTCGTCATTGACCTGAGCGCCGGAGCCGACGCCGATTTCCTGGACAAGATTGACAGCCTGGCAGGCGACTCCACCATCACGGAAGAGGAACTGCTCAAGAAAGCCGGCGAACTGGACAAGCTCCGTACAGAAGCCCTGAAAAAATTGAAGGATGGCGTGCGTTGCGAATTCGAGGCTCTGCCGGACACCATCCGCGAAAACTCCGTAAAAATCCAGGGCCAGTGCACCCAGGGCATCAAGGTCGGTATCGGCGGCGAAATGCAGAACTCCGACGAAGGCTCCGTCACCTTCACCCCGGAATGGTCTCCGAAACAGCAAGGTCCGAAGAAATTTACAGTCACCTGCCAAGTGGGAAAGACCAGCTTTGACTGCGGAAACTTGGCCACTTACTATGTCAGTTCCGCCCCCAGGGATTCTGTGGCAGGCCACGAGCCCTTGACTCTCATCACCAGCTCTCCCCTTACCGTTAGCGATCCGTCTGCGACCATCATCGAAGGAAGATTTGATCCGTCCGACCCCAATGCCACCCTTACGGTAACCCACGATGGCAAGGTTTCTGACAACCTGCTCCTGCGCAATCCCGATGGACACTTGCGTTACAACCTATCCATCAAGGACTCCTGGAAAAACTGGAACAGCGAACTGGTGGAAGTGGAATACAATTCTGAAAAATACGGAACCGAAAAGGCAACACTCAAGCTGGCCATCAAGAAGAACAGCAAGACCATCAATACAATTTCTCCAACCATCGGCATCACAAGGACCGATTCCCTCAAGTGCTTTATCAAGTTAAATATTAAGGATACTGAAGGTGACCAGGTCATACTGACCCCCTATGTAGATGGAGTCAAGGGCATCGACCAGATTTACGGAAACTCCGGTGAATACACCTTGAAGACCACCAAGGGCATCCACAACTACAACTTTACTGCAGAAGACCTGGCAGGCAACACAAGCAAGGTTAGCAAGACCTTGGGATGTTTCCCCAAGACTAATGCCACCCTGGATGTCGAAGGACCGAAGAAGATCCGCCTCCGCGTTCCGCGCCCGCCCCAGAACCACACCAATCGTTTTTACCAGATGATCCGTTTCAAGGTTAACGGGCTGCCCGAAAACAATCCCCAGTTTATCAAGCGCATTGTCATTAGCCAGTCCGGCGAAAAGGATGACGTTCTCACCGAAACCGATTTTCATGGAACAGCTTTTGACAGGCAGGTAGGAATCATCCGAGGGAAGACTACCGAAATCAAGATCAAGGTATTCCTGAAGAGCGGCGAGACCTTGAACGCAACTAAGATTTACGAGGTTCGCTAA